A stretch of DNA from Coccidioides posadasii str. Silveira chromosome 1, complete sequence:
CGGATGAGACGTTATGGCTGACTGGTCCATGTACCATGCCTTGGGTCAGGGCGAAGACGACCAGAACAAGCATATCAGAACCGAGCCTGCCGCCCCTCAATTCATACCTCCGATTGCTCAACAACCTTCCGGCTACCCTCAAGGTGGTGCTGCTCCTCCACCAGGACAGTATGGCGCTATCCACGGGCAAGCTGCTCCTGCGGGGTTTCAACCGCCACAGCCATTCCAGGGTCCACCACAAAGCAGTCCTCAAGGTGGTGCGATTGAAGGGTTGACAAGCCAGATGGGGGGATTGGGGATATCGGGGGATATGGCAGGCAGCGTTCGTGGCCATAAAAAGAAACATCGCCACGCCTACCACGATATAATTCCACCAGCAGGTTCTTCTCAGGCATTTGGCGGTATGCCCCAAGGCCAAATACAGAATCCTTCGCAGTACCTAGACACTGGTGTCAATCAACCTCCACAACCTACATCTCCGATGATAACCCCCGCCCAAAGAACACCGGGCCTTCAGCCAACCCACGGGACTGGAGATGGATCCGTAGCTACACATGGCAAAGTCGATCCTGCGCACGTACCCGGCGTTCCGCCTTCGCGTGATATCCCCGCACAGTACTACCTTCATCATGTTTATCCGACCATGGAACGACATCGCCCTCCTCCAGCCGCGATCCCTTTTATAGCACACGATCAGGGAAATTCCTCTCCGAAATTTGCACGGCTCACACTAAACAACATACCATCTACGGCCGATCTCCTTTCCTCTACTTCCCTTCCATTGGGCATGGTACTCCAGCCCTTGGCGCCATTGGACCCAGGGGAGCAGACCATTCCCGTATTAGACTTCGGTGATGCTGGTCCACCACGGTGTCGCAGATGCCGAGCATACATTAATCCCTTCATGGTATTCAAAGCTGGAGGAAATAAATTTGTCTGCAATATGTGTACATTCCCGAACGATGTCCCTTCAGAATACTATGCGCCACTTGATCCTTCCGGAATACGCGTTGATCGAATGCAACGACCCGAGTTAATGTTGGGAACAGTTGAATTCATGGTCCCAAAGGAATACTGGAATAAGGAGCCAGTAGGACTGCGGTGGCTTTTTGTTCTCGATACTTCACAAGAAGCAGTAAATGGAGGGTTTTTGGAAGCATGCTGTGAAGGGATAATCGGTGCATTGTACGGAGGCCAACACACTGTTGACAATGAAAACGGCGAGGCCTCCAACGAACGACTTCCGGCTGGCGCGAAAGTCGGCATAATTACCTTTGATAAGGAAATGCATTTCTACAACCTCAGTGTAAGGTTTTATTGTCCCTATCCCTTGACCATTCTTTGGCTCATGTGAGTTGGTAGGCTTCCCTCCAACAAGCTCAGATGATTGTGATGCCTGACCTAGACGACCCATTCGTTCCTTTGAGTGAAGGATTATTTGTTGATCCTCAAGAGTCAAAGTAAGCACCGAGTAGATGTTAATGCAAGCGATATTCAAAGTATTGACTGGAAATTAGGCATGTCATTTGCTCCCTTCTAACGCAGATACCCGCATTATTTTCTAATATTAAAAACCCTGAACCCGCTCTTCTTCCAACAATAAATGCTGCATTCTCAGCTCTAGAAGCAACAGGCGGCAAAATTATTTGTTCCCTGGCCAGTTTGCCGACGTGGGGTCCTGGGCGGCTGTTTATGAGAGAAGACGGCAAAGGTCAGGGGACGGATGCTGAGAAGAAGCTGTTCACGACAGAACACCCTGGCTGGAAGAAAGTTGCAACGAAGATGGCTGAAAGCGGCGTTGGCATCGATTTCTTCATCGCAGCTGGCGGAGGTAAATATATGGATGTAGCAACCATTGGTAAGCACACGCTACACGATCGACGTTGCCAAACACTAATAGAAGGCAGGCCATGCTGCCGCTACTTCGGGAGGAGAAACTTTCCTCTATCCGAATTTCCAAGCGCCACGCGATGTGTTAAAGCTTTCTAACGAACTGTCCCATGCTGTCAATCGCGAAACTGGATATCAGGCCTTACTCAAAGTCAGATGCTCGAATGGTCTGCAGGTTTCAGCTTATCACGGCAACTTCCTCCAGCATACCTTTGGGGCCGATCTTATAGTTGGAACAGTCGATGCCGACAAAGCGTTTGGCGTCACCTTTAACCATGATGGAAAACTGGATCCCAAACTCGACGCACACTTCCAGGCTGCTCTACTTTATACCACTTCTGGAGGTCAAAGACGTGTGCGATGCGTTAATCTTGTCGCAGGTGTTAATGAAGGTGGAATGGATACTATGCAGTACCTAGATCAAGATGCCATCGTCAATATCATGGCTAAAGAAGGTACTTCAGCGTCCCATTTGTGCTTTTATTTGAATCTAACGTGGTGGTCATAGCTGCTTCCAAAATGCCTGAAAAATCGTTGAAAGACATCCGTGCGTCATTAACGGAAAAAACAATCGATATCTTAGCCAATTACAGGAGGCACTTCTCCACATCACAGCCTCCCGGCCAACTTGTCCTACCAGAGCACTTGAAAGAGTTTCCTATGTATATCCTGAGTTTGATCAAGTCGCGGCCTTTTAAGGGTAAGTGGGAGCTTTCTTTTGCGTGATCCAATATTCTTTTATGCTTACCCAGAATTTAGGAGGACATGAGCCTTCGGACCGCCGGGTGCACGATCTCCGGATGCTCAGGTCGTTCGGGTGTAGGGAGCTTTCCCTTTACCTATACCCGCGCATCATACCTATCCATAACATGAAACCCGAAGACGGCTTCGCAGATAAGGACGGTCAACTCCAAGTTCCCCCTTCTATACGCGCATCATTCTCCCAGATTGAAGAGGGCGGTGCCTACCTTGTTGACAACGGGCAAATTTGTCTCCTCTGGATACATGCTCACGTTTCGCCCAATCTCCTAGAAGATCTCTTTGGGCCTGAAAAGACATCATTACAGTCGCTCGACCCCAGCActtcctctcttcctctcctgGAATCTCACTTGAATGCTCAAGTTCGAAATCTCCTTCAGTACCTGGCTACTGTTCGTGGGTCAAAGGCCGTCACGGTACAATTGGCAAGACAGGGCATGGATGGTGCCGAATATGAGTTTGCTCGATTGCTAGTCGACGATAGGAATAATGAAGCTCAGAATTACGTGGACTGGTTGGTGCACCTGCATCGACAGATCCAACTTGAAATTGGTGGCCATCGGAAAAAGGAAGACAGCGGCGCGGGTGGAGTTAGTGGGATGGAAAGTACTTTGACGGGACTGGCCGGGTTACGACCACCATACTGGTGATGATTAGTTAAACACCCATATCGTATATTTTCCGTTTCCTTTGGCTCCCATACGTACGCAATATTTATTCACTTCTTTCATGGCCGGCCCTTTCGCCGTATAGACTCCGCTCCGTTATCAAACCTTTTCGTTCGACTTCAGGGAATAGAGCTTTCCCAACCATAGTCTATCGTACGACTATTTTTATTTCATTAAATCCTTCAAGCCGCGACCTGAGGACTCCTGATCATAAACCCGCCGCACTTCGGTTCCGAGCGTCGTTTGCCCCTCTCGGGAGAGCAATACCGTGCTGATATAATAATTTAGAGTTATTCTAAATAATTTCCAGACCACGTTCTGGGACCTTTTGGAGTGGAGCGAGCCCCTGAAATAGCCGAGTTATATAATAGGCTTTATATTTATCAAATCGCTAAAA
This window harbors:
- the SFB3 gene encoding COPII coat Sec23p-Sfb3p heterodimer component (EggNog:ENOG410PHK7~COG:U~BUSCO:1207at33183) — translated: MADWSMYHALGQGEDDQNKHIRTEPAAPQFIPPIAQQPSGYPQGGAAPPPGQYGAIHGQAAPAGFQPPQPFQGPPQSSPQGGAIEGLTSQMGGLGISGDMAGSVRGHKKKHRHAYHDIIPPAGSSQAFGGMPQGQIQNPSQYLDTGVNQPPQPTSPMITPAQRTPGLQPTHGTGDGSVATHGKVDPAHVPGVPPSRDIPAQYYLHHVYPTMERHRPPPAAIPFIAHDQGNSSPKFARLTLNNIPSTADLLSSTSLPLGMVLQPLAPLDPGEQTIPVLDFGDAGPPRCRRCRAYINPFMVFKAGGNKFVCNMCTFPNDVPSEYYAPLDPSGIRVDRMQRPELMLGTVEFMVPKEYWNKEPVGLRWLFVLDTSQEAVNGGFLEACCEGIIGALYGGQHTVDNENGEASNERLPAGAKVGIITFDKEMHFYNLSASLQQAQMIVMPDLDDPFVPLSEGLFVDPQESKHVICSLLTQIPALFSNIKNPEPALLPTINAAFSALEATGGKIICSLASLPTWGPGRLFMREDGKGQGTDAEKKLFTTEHPGWKKVATKMAESGVGIDFFIAAGGGKYMDVATIGHAAATSGGETFLYPNFQAPRDVLKLSNELSHAVNRETGYQALLKVRCSNGLQVSAYHGNFLQHTFGADLIVGTVDADKAFGVTFNHDGKLDPKLDAHFQAALLYTTSGGQRRVRCVNLVAGVNEGGMDTMQYLDQDAIVNIMAKEAASKMPEKSLKDIRASLTEKTIDILANYRRHFSTSQPPGQLVLPEHLKEFPMYILSLIKSRPFKGGHEPSDRRVHDLRMLRSFGCRELSLYLYPRIIPIHNMKPEDGFADKDGQLQVPPSIRASFSQIEEGGAYLVDNGQICLLWIHAHVSPNLLEDLFGPEKTSLQSLDPSTSSLPLLESHLNAQVRNLLQYLATVRGSKAVTVQLARQGMDGAEYEFARLLVDDRNNEAQNYVDWLVHLHRQIQLEIGGHRKKEDSGAGGVSGMESTLTGLAGLRPPYW